One segment of Haliotis asinina isolate JCU_RB_2024 chromosome 12, JCU_Hal_asi_v2, whole genome shotgun sequence DNA contains the following:
- the LOC137257467 gene encoding sodium- and chloride-dependent glycine transporter 1-like translates to MSAGYGNDMEMEETRVSRPQWGSRVQYLLSLIGYSVGLGNIWRFPYICNRNGGGAFLIPFAIFLFFACFPLFFLETCVSQFSGKGTVHVWSFCPLLKGVGFGMLILGCVMVPYYNFLMAWPIYYLVQSCSAVLPWTTCGNDWNTEYCVTDVLTNVSLTSTNTTSLNDTLYNQIAVSNAWKNLTLSHTAAEEFWQYKVLDISSGLGDIGSIQGHIVGCLIAFYVIMFFCIFRGIKSVGKVVYVTATLPFVLLTALLVRTLMLPGSFDGLVYFFTPDFSRLQHGQVWLEACLQVFYSVGPGWGMVHILGSFNKFHEPCLGDTLLVSFISEGTSIFGGCVTFSVLGSMAARTGVPVSEVVSSGDPGLGFIAYPQALSLLPVPQLWSFLFFLLLITIGLDTQFSVTEVLPTTIVDSYPHIFHKRRGLLTAGICLVYFLMGLVFCTQGGPYIFQLIDWYISALSVILFCFLECVAVGWIYGMDRFSRDITMMLGRPPPIILRFLWCFVIPAVSLAVFILTLVQYQPPTYGKYEYPSYAVTIGWCIATVPIIPLPVCALLTLLKHRSAKSLKQRLMLSLRPDLDWMPSSSAHKEAYKDEQQSRRKTLKENVRAVFQH, encoded by the exons ATGTCCGCCGGTTATGGAAACGATATGGAAATGGAAGAGACAAGGGTATCCAGACCTCAGTGGGGATCTCGGGTACAATACTTGTTATCCCTTATTGGATACAGTGTAGGTTTGGGAAATATATGGAGATTTCCCTATATCTGCAACAGGAACGGAGGAG GAGCATTTTTGATTCCCTTCGCCATTTTTCTGTTCTTTGCCTGTTTTCCCCTTTTTTTCCTCGAGACATGTGTGTCTCAGTTCTCGGGAAAGGGGACTGTTCATGTGTGGAGCTTTTGTCCCCTTCTCAAAG GGGTGGGTTTTGGGATGCTGATTCTTGGCTGTGTGATGGTCCCCTACTATAACTTCCTCATGGCGTGGCCGATATACTACCTCGTCCAATCCTGCTCTGCTGTCCTTCCTTGGACTACGTGTGGAAACGATTGGAACACTGAGTATTGTGTAACTGACGTCTTGACAAACGTCAGCTTAACGTCAACGAATACAACGTCATTGAATGATACGCTGTATAATCAGATCGCCGTTAGTAACGCATGGAAGAACCTTACTCTTTCGCACACTGCTGCGGAGGAATTCTGGCA GTACAAGGTGTTGGATATATCGTCTGGCCTTGGTGACATCGGATCCATCCAGGGACACATCGTAGGCTGCCTCATTGCATTCTACGTGATCATGTTCTTCTGCATATTCAGAGGAATCAAGTCTGTTGGCAAG GTCGTGTACGTCACAGCCACTCTACCCTTCGTCTTGCTGACTGCTCTGCTCGTCCGCACCCTCATGCTTCCAGGGTCATTCGATGGACTGGTGTACTTCTTCACCCCAGACTTCAGCAGACTCCAGCATGGACAG GTGTGGCTGGAAGCGTGTCTGCAGGTGTTCTACTCCGTGGGGCCAGGATGGGGAATGGTTCATATTCTTGGCAGTTTCAACAAATTCCATGAACCTTGTTTAGG GGACACGCTCCTAGTATCATTCATCTCTGAGGGAACGAGTATTTTTGGAGGATGTGTCACATTTTCCGTGCTGGGTTCCATGGCTGCACGTACTGGTGTTCCTGTGTCGGAGGTGGTTTCTAGCGGTGA TCCTGGACTCGGATTCATTGCTTACCCACAAGCCCTCTCTCTACTTCCTGTTCCACAACTTTGGTCCTTCCTGTTTTTCCTGTTGCTCATAACTATAGGGTTGGATACACAG TTTTCTGTGACCGAGGTCCTCCCGACGACAATCGTTGACAGTTACCCCCACATATTTCATAAACGTCGAGGGTTACTAACAGCAGGCATTTGCTTGGTGTATTTCCTCATGGGGCTTGTATTTTGTACTCAG GGAGGACCGTACATATTTCAGCTGATCGACTGGTATATCTCAGCCCTGTCGGtcattttgttctgttttcttGAGTGTGTAGCTGTGGGATGGATATATG GTATGGACCGCTTCAGCAGGGACATCACGATGATGCTTGGGCGTCCACCTCCGATCATCCTGCGGTTCCTCTGGTGTTTTGTTATACCAGCTGTATCATTG GCGGTGTTCATCTTAACCTTGGTCCAGTATCAGCCACCGACGTATGGCAAGTACGAATATCCATCGTACGCCGTTACCATTGGCTGGTGTATTGCAACAGTCCCAATAATCCCCCTTCCGGTGTGTGCTTTGTTGACGCTGCTGAAACATAGATCTGCAAAGTCCTTGAAACAG CGTCTAATGCTTTCCTTGAGACCTGACCTCGACTGGATGCCATCATCCTCGGCACACAAGGAGGCGTACAAGGATGAACAGCAGAGCAGAAGAAAAACACTCAAAGAGAACGTCAGAGCAGTTTTCCAACATTGA
- the LOC137257468 gene encoding uncharacterized protein yields the protein MCWYRKVDDSFVVLKSDNDPLERLNQLNKQHPRVKFTMEAETNNQIPFLDILVSRNHSNQLQTTVYRKPTHTNQYVHYQSNHPPRVKSGIISTLTRRAKNVCSIKLHEEINHLRDVFVNLNDYPPQLLNRKIAATLSPPTTKPSQPESAPIKISIPYIGKPSHQISRLLKQQAGIDTTFTTSVTINTLLQANGRKHPQAIKPNPKDVIYKIDCNCGHSYIGETSRPIDTRIKEHQKSTIKSDQKSAVSDHIAAHPDHQIYWTDYTILSKNQSDFTKRKITEAINIKRYRPLINRDQGYPIPTAYDEFIKPL from the coding sequence ATGTGCTGGTATCGGAAGGTGGATGACAGTTTTGTCGTCCTGAAATCTGACAACGACCCCCTAGAGCGGCTTAACCAACTCAACAAGCAACATCCCAGAGTCAAATTCACCATGGAGGCAGAAACCAACAACCAGATCCCATTCCTAGACATCCTTGTATCCCGCAACCATTCCAACCAGCTTCAGACAACAGTATACCGGAAACCAACCCACACCAACCAGTATGTCCACTATCAGTCCAACCACCCTCCACGAGTCAAGTCAGGTATTATCTCCACACTTACAAGAAGAGCTAAGAACGTATGTTCTATAAAACTGCATGAGGAGATCAACCACCTGAGAGATGTTTTTGTCAACCTTAATGATTACCCACCCCAGCTACTGAACAGGAAAATTGCAGCAACTTTATCACCACCTACTACCAAACCCTCTCAGCCTGAATCGGCTCCAATAAAGATTTCCATCCCATACATCGGCAAGCCCTCCCACCAGATCAGCAGACTTCTTAAGCAACAAGCAGGAATAGACACCACCTTCACCACCTCTGTCACCATCAACACCCTCCTACAGGCCAATGGAAGAAAACACCCACAAGCCATAAAACCCAACCCCAAGGATGTAATCTACAAAATTGACTGCAATTGTGGGCACTCATACATAGGAGAAACATCCAGGCCTATCGACACCAGAAtcaaggaacatcagaaatcTACCATCAAATCGGACCAGAAATCAGCAGTGTCAGATCACATAGCGGCCCATCCCGATCACCAAATCTACTGGACTGACTACACCATCCTCTcaaagaaccaatcagactttaccaaaaggaaaataactgaagcaatcaacatcaaaaGATACCGACCCCTgattaacagagaccaaggtTACCCCATCCCCACAGCTTACGATGAGTTCATCAAACCACTCTAG